The nucleotide sequence AGCAGTTACAGGCATGGATTGAGAACCGGGGCAGCGGCAGCCGCAGCGAATCCCTGTTTATCAATCGTCTGGTTTACAGCCTGCTGGCGGGCGGTTCGTACCCGCATCACCTGAGCGCGATACAGGAGCAAAAGCGGTATTACAACGGCTACCGGATAGGCGCGGAGGATGAAATGGGCCGGGATATCACCCCGAAACCCGGCGACGTTTACGCCGTCACCAGTGAAACGTTAAAAACGCTGTCTGAGGGCATGACAAGAAAACAGCGCCTGAATGCGCTGACCGCCGCCGGGATGCTGACGAAAGATGATGCCGGAAAGGATATCGCCACGATTCAACATATAACCGTAGGCCGGGATAACGCAGGCGGGCGGCGGTATTCACACAACGTTTTAAAAATCATCCTGCCTGATGCGGACACCATCGCCCGGGCAATGGAGGCCGCACAATGAAAAACGGCGAACAGGACACCCGCGCGGCCCTTGAGGCGTCATGGTTGCGCATTCAGGAACAGAACGGCGAGGCCGAAAAGGCGCGGGCCACGGCTGAAAAACACCAGACGGAACAGCGGGCGATTGCGGCCCTGATTGCGCACGCTGAATCACCGCACGGCTACCGGGAATATTACGCCGCCCTGAGAGGGGCGCAGAACACCGCAGCGGGCCTGTCTGTCATTCTGGCCCGGGAGGGTAAACGGGCCTATGATGCCGCCGCCCGGGCGGCTAATGAGCATTACACTCTGTTAGCGGCAAAGATGCCGGAAGTGTATCAGCGGGCGGAGCTGGCCCGCGTGGCGAGGTTTGACCCACGGCGGAACAGTGACGCCGACCGGGCCACGATCAACAATGCGACCGCCGCCATACAGGCCGCTATTGAACAGTACCGCCGCGCCGGGCTGCTGAATTTTATTGAAGGTTCAATGATAGGCGTGATCGCCTCGCTTGAAGTCGGGCGTGTGACTGAAAGCATTTACCGCCTGTTTTCCGGCGAGGCTGCCGGGCTGATTGATGATCACTACCGGGAAGGCTTGCCGCTTGAAACACCGCAGGCCATCGCCGCCCGTTCAATCTGGCATAACACCCCCGCCGCTGTTCCCGTCACGCTGCTGACCATCCAGCGGACGCAGATGTATTACCCGGAAACGGATGAATACGGCGATATCATTTGCCTGAATCCCCTGAGCGAAATCGCCCGCCGTTCGTCCTGAATTTCCCCCGGCCCCCGGGTTTTAAAGAACCCCTTTTTAACTCCGCCCTACGGAAAGAAAACCCGGGCCGGGTTAATGCGTCCTGTTCGTCGCCTGAAAATTTCCCCGAATTGATCGCCTATTTCACCCCGGCTGTATTACCGGGCAGCGGATTTAATTCGGCTAAAGTGTTTCAATCCTGTTACAAGTAGCCCAAAACGGCCCCCATGATTCGCTTTTTTCGGCCATGATTCGCATTGATTCGTTTTTGTTTTTTGAAAACCAACTCAAGATTTAACATTTTATTTATTTGTTTTTATTAAGTTTTATAAAGAAAAAAATAAATTAAACCCGTTATGATTCGCATGATTCGCTTTTTTACCAACATTCCCCTCGTGTGTACGCACACATTTTCCCTGCCCCGTTGTGGTGTGTCGTTTGTGTGTGTACAGGGGGGGAGTTATATGTGAAAAAAAAGCGAATCAAGCGAATCAAGAACTGACTAAATCAATATTAATCAACGTGATAGCCACAAAAAAAAGCGAATCAAAAAACGAATCAATGCGAATCATGAGCGACAAAAAGCGAATCAAAAAACAGTGAATATATATAAATCAAACAGATAGGTATAAAAAAAGCGAATCATAAACCCCGGCAGCGCCATCATTCCGGCTAATAATTCCGCCAGAACCTGCCGCCCGTTCCCGTCCTGCCATGCTGTTACCGGGCTGGCGGCGCACACTGTGGTATCACCCGGGGAAATGGGGCGCGGGGCTGGTCTGTTTTGGGTATACCTTTAGGAAACCACCTGTAACAGTTCACTTTGATTTTTTATTGAAACCCAAAATGAACCGGTTTAGCATTTAGACCTAAACTAAACCGGAGCGAAACATGAGTTACGTACACGCCTATCTGAGAGCCTCGACCGAAGAACAGGACGCGAACCGCGCCCGTAAATCCCTGGAGGATTTTGCCGCCGCCAATAACACCCGCATCGCGGGCTGGTACGTGGAACAGGAAAGCGGGGCGAAACTGGCCCGCCCGGAATTATTCCGCCTGCTGGACAACACGCAGCCGGGCGACGTGTTGTTACTGGAACAGATTGACCGCCTGAGCCGTCTGAATGCTGAGGACTGGGATAAATTGCGCGGACTGATTACGGCTAAAGGCGTGCGCATTGTGTCGCTGGATATGCCCACATCACACACCTTTCTGACCGTCGCGGACGAATTTACCGCTCGCATGATGGGGGCGATTAACGGGATGATGCTGGATATGCTGGCAGCGATAGCCCGCAAGGATTACACCGATCGCCGCCGCCGTCAGGCTGAGGGCATCGTGAAAGCGAAAGCCGCAGGGCGCTATAAGCCGCGCACGGTAGACCTGAACAAACAGGGCGCGATTATCAGCATGTTGCGCGACGGAAAATCATACGGAACGATTGAGAAGGCATTAGGCGTAAGCCGGGCAACGATTGCCAAAGCATCAAAGGTGATGAGAACAGAAGAGTAGTGATTTTGAAATAAAAACAATTAACTATGTTTTTTCTATTGTAGTGAAATCATGGCGAATCGTAAAAAAGTAATGTGTTTTATAAAGCAACTCGGTGTTTGAGTTGTTTTATATATGACTCTTGCCTTTTTGAATTCAACTGGTTACTTATGGTTTCTGTACTCATAGTGCTCCATGTTACTCAAAGCATTACATTGAATCGGTGGTGCTGAATTGCGTAATTGGTTTTGTTATATTGTATACGTCGTAGCGACTGACCGGATGAGATTGAGCGCTACCCAGCAGGGCAAATCTTGTTCCTGTGTTCGCGCAAGGCGAACCTAAGCGAAAGCTAGTGGTGTCCGGAACGATTACCAAAGAAATAGAAAAAAGGCACCTTTCAGGTGCTTTTTTTTCATCTTCTAGTCGCCAGAGGCTTCCCACAAAATACCCTGCCGCATAACCCTACAAAACCAATTCGCCCTAGTAAGGACGGAGGCCCGTACCCTCGATCTTCAGGATAGGCACTCTCGATGACAATATTCAAATCTTGTAGGTGTTTCTCATCACGCGAGGCGCGTCTTATTTCAAAAAATAAGTGGTATGGCCCCTCAGGATCATCAATTGTAATGGAGTAGGCCCAGTTTCTCTTTGCCGATGTTTGATACACCTTTTCTGCTGGATCGCATAGACGGTTGATAATCTCAGGCAATGCCAAAGACAATCTATATCTAATTGGGCAAAACGTTCTCCCATTCCCGCTATGGTCGTAAATTATCGGTTCTCCTATTGGGTGATAAAAGGATTCATAACCTTTTG is from Buttiauxella agrestis and encodes:
- a CDS encoding recombinase family protein yields the protein MSYVHAYLRASTEEQDANRARKSLEDFAAANNTRIAGWYVEQESGAKLARPELFRLLDNTQPGDVLLLEQIDRLSRLNAEDWDKLRGLITAKGVRIVSLDMPTSHTFLTVADEFTARMMGAINGMMLDMLAAIARKDYTDRRRRQAEGIVKAKAAGRYKPRTVDLNKQGAIISMLRDGKSYGTIEKALGVSRATIAKASKVMRTEE